A window of the Aquimarina spinulae genome harbors these coding sequences:
- a CDS encoding carboxypeptidase-like regulatory domain-containing protein, whose protein sequence is MNKSCKFYFSIVFLLFSFIAFAQNNIITISGQILDKETKEPIVFASIYLKERAIGTTSNEEGGFNFHFPSYRNSNTIIISMIGYQSIEKSADDFIDNQKIFLTSEVTSLDEVVITSTKKKELTSKQIVKKAYKEIEKNYPTEPYILEGFVRDLQNEDGKYVEYLECAAKFYNKSHKIQTEPEVELVEIRRNYITTKNPWNKLWERKNSVIDLIEDDFIRFDYGPIKGKKGWKYEIESILPYNNRYVYKIKGIDKPFQKAILYIDTETYAFVRMELTRTAYNGKSWKRRLTSGEQQMHYNVVFEYQEYKGKMYLKYQKEEDTWQIFDMNEPNTLLFTKNPKKELFINKIVSEDIENYPFKKNMRIGSSLENQEKEYNPEFWATYNLPKQTEKGSKIVRELKKATTQ, encoded by the coding sequence ATGAACAAGTCTTGTAAATTTTATTTTAGTATAGTTTTTTTATTGTTTTCGTTTATAGCTTTTGCACAAAACAACATTATAACAATCTCTGGGCAAATTTTGGACAAAGAAACCAAAGAACCAATTGTTTTTGCGTCTATATACCTTAAAGAACGAGCAATAGGAACAACTTCTAATGAAGAAGGAGGTTTTAATTTTCATTTCCCTTCTTATCGTAATTCCAACACCATAATAATTTCTATGATTGGATATCAATCGATAGAGAAAAGTGCAGATGACTTTATTGACAATCAAAAAATATTTCTTACTTCAGAAGTAACAAGCCTTGATGAAGTAGTGATTACTTCGACAAAAAAAAAGGAACTTACTTCAAAACAGATTGTTAAAAAAGCGTACAAAGAAATTGAGAAAAATTACCCTACCGAACCTTATATTCTAGAAGGATTTGTTCGAGACCTTCAAAATGAAGATGGTAAATATGTAGAATATCTAGAGTGTGCAGCGAAGTTTTATAATAAAAGTCACAAGATACAAACAGAACCAGAAGTAGAATTAGTTGAAATAAGAAGAAATTATATTACCACGAAAAATCCCTGGAATAAATTATGGGAACGTAAAAATTCTGTGATTGATTTGATCGAAGATGATTTTATTAGATTTGATTATGGTCCGATAAAAGGAAAGAAGGGTTGGAAATACGAAATAGAGAGTATTCTACCATACAACAATAGATATGTCTATAAAATAAAAGGAATCGATAAGCCTTTTCAAAAAGCTATATTATATATTGATACCGAAACGTATGCATTTGTTAGAATGGAACTTACAAGAACCGCATATAATGGAAAATCCTGGAAACGAAGATTGACCAGTGGGGAGCAACAAATGCACTATAATGTTGTTTTTGAATATCAGGAGTATAAAGGGAAAATGTATTTAAAATACCAAAAGGAAGAAGATACCTGGCAGATATTTGATATGAATGAACCTAATACACTATTATTTACCAAAAACCCTAAGAAAGAACTTTTTATAAATAAAATAGTTTCAGAGGATATAGAAAACTACCCTTTTAAAAAGAATATGCGAATAGGAAGTAGTCTCGAAAATCAGGAAAAAGAATACAATCCAGAATTTTGGGCAACATATAATTTACCTAAACAAACCGAAAAAGGAAGCAAAATAGTTAGAGAATTAAAAAAGGCAACTACCCAATAA
- a CDS encoding esterase-like activity of phytase family protein — MVQVVKKVFLIVLICWCCSSSTSDTSPITDDEPTPILPVNEQNTISALEYIDESVLTDQEIDGVPIGGFSGIDYQNGKWYIICDTSTPPIRYYEADITYTKDGFTSVGISTMIEIKDDTGTSLTQGVVDPEAIRFDIGTGTIVYTSEGSITNGVDPALIEIAPEGNQIKRFTLPDNFKANTVDTSSGPRHNGVLEGLSLGFENKGYWISFELPLIEDGPEPTTTDTQSPVRVTYINKTSGIAERQFAYELDPVAREATLGTTFEVNGLVEILEYDTNKFLALERSFSSGYIDGGNTIKIYKVDATNATNTLSTETLATTSYTAATKTLLFTFDSIRSQLTNNTVDNLEGFSFGPKLKDGSRTIVVISDNNFNSFFPQLNQFIVLKVVP, encoded by the coding sequence ATGGTACAGGTAGTAAAAAAAGTATTTTTGATCGTTTTGATATGTTGGTGTTGTTCTTCGAGTACAAGTGATACGTCACCAATAACTGACGATGAACCTACGCCAATACTCCCTGTAAATGAACAGAATACAATTAGTGCACTTGAGTATATCGATGAATCTGTACTTACAGATCAGGAAATTGATGGTGTTCCTATCGGAGGGTTTTCTGGAATCGATTATCAAAATGGTAAGTGGTATATTATCTGTGATACGTCTACCCCGCCTATACGATATTATGAGGCAGATATAACATATACCAAAGATGGATTTACTTCGGTTGGTATTAGTACCATGATAGAAATTAAGGATGATACAGGTACTTCTTTGACGCAGGGAGTTGTTGATCCCGAAGCTATACGCTTTGATATCGGTACAGGTACGATTGTATATACCAGTGAGGGCTCTATTACCAATGGTGTGGATCCGGCTTTGATCGAAATAGCTCCCGAAGGAAATCAAATTAAACGTTTTACGCTACCTGATAACTTTAAAGCCAATACGGTGGATACCTCTTCTGGACCAAGGCATAACGGAGTCCTAGAAGGCCTTTCATTGGGTTTTGAAAATAAAGGATACTGGATCTCTTTTGAGTTACCTCTTATTGAAGATGGCCCGGAACCCACTACTACAGATACACAATCTCCCGTAAGAGTTACTTATATAAACAAAACATCAGGAATTGCTGAACGACAATTTGCTTATGAACTAGACCCTGTAGCACGTGAGGCTACACTAGGCACTACGTTTGAAGTGAATGGTTTGGTAGAAATTCTAGAATACGACACTAACAAATTTCTGGCATTAGAGCGTTCTTTCTCTTCTGGATACATAGACGGAGGAAATACAATAAAAATATATAAGGTAGATGCTACAAATGCTACTAATACGTTGTCTACAGAGACCTTAGCAACTACCTCCTATACTGCAGCAACAAAAACTTTACTTTTTACTTTTGATAGTATTCGAAGTCAACTCACAAATAACACTGTAGATAACCTTGAAGGTTTTTCGTTTGGACCAAAATTAAAAGATGGTAGTCGAACCATCGTTGTAATTTCTGATAATAACTTTAATTCCTTTTTTCCGCAACTTAATCAATTTATTGTTTTAAAAGTGGTACCGTAG
- a CDS encoding T9SS type A sorting domain-containing protein encodes MKTILCSVAFCFITSMGFSQFQHTFGTEKSEMGRSLTQLQQVERGYLIAGYTSKNFIGSLEATLVKTDLNGNQIWSRVYGGQDYEYFNSVRQSTFFSPNNRTAYVAAGITRSFGFGGGDAYLMGADTNGALVFSAVYGGQQYDAAHCVQNNREVTGKPGYILVGETRSYTAFPGVNVYVVKTDLQGNLIRATVIGGKGDQRGMWIEQTRDGGYIIAGSTTNYWCGVSTTLANPPTDLFVIKLKPDLTIEWNRILGYPNELDPTMGYRNVATCVKQDRNGNYVLTGYTNSFGINNSYDAFLLYLDGGGNFLGMKTYGTERTELGFSLEETFDSAGNQRFTIVGQQVISSRKAMLFQTDAGGTLQWAREYGYDKQEGGMEMVTDTYDKGFAFTGYTTSFGAGATEIYLVETTDTGKTGTICEKEIDLKEIKHEPCIAKSAQQIFVDEYRRIEHPAIRVEYKEDLCKKSKVGLTTEEAKPLETDVVLFPNPVNNLLTLDVEKTFAVTKIEVFDVHGKMVIQNTEPGQKDKIVLATEGLQPGMYIVKLRTQNGETRMMKFLKK; translated from the coding sequence ATGAAAACAATTTTATGTAGTGTAGCCTTTTGCTTTATTACAAGTATGGGCTTTTCACAATTTCAACACACGTTCGGAACAGAAAAATCAGAGATGGGTAGATCTCTTACTCAACTACAGCAAGTTGAAAGGGGATATTTGATAGCAGGATATACTTCAAAAAACTTTATTGGTAGTCTTGAAGCAACTTTGGTCAAAACAGATCTTAACGGTAATCAAATATGGTCTAGAGTATACGGAGGGCAAGATTATGAATATTTTAATTCAGTAAGACAATCCACCTTTTTTAGCCCCAACAATAGAACAGCTTATGTGGCTGCAGGAATTACTCGTAGTTTTGGTTTTGGAGGCGGAGACGCATATCTTATGGGAGCAGATACCAATGGAGCTCTCGTTTTTTCTGCGGTATATGGAGGGCAACAATATGATGCTGCTCACTGTGTGCAAAATAATAGGGAAGTAACAGGAAAACCGGGGTATATCCTTGTTGGTGAAACCAGAAGTTATACAGCATTCCCAGGAGTTAATGTGTATGTTGTTAAAACAGATTTACAAGGAAACCTAATAAGAGCTACAGTAATAGGAGGTAAAGGAGATCAACGAGGTATGTGGATAGAACAAACAAGAGATGGAGGATACATTATTGCAGGATCGACTACAAATTACTGGTGTGGTGTTAGTACTACATTGGCCAACCCGCCTACAGATCTTTTTGTGATAAAACTAAAACCTGACCTTACCATAGAGTGGAACAGAATATTAGGATATCCTAATGAACTAGACCCTACAATGGGGTATAGAAATGTAGCTACTTGTGTAAAACAAGATAGAAATGGTAATTATGTTCTTACCGGGTATACCAATAGTTTTGGGATTAATAATTCTTATGATGCATTTTTACTATACCTGGATGGGGGAGGTAATTTCTTAGGCATGAAAACATATGGAACAGAGAGAACAGAGCTAGGATTTAGTTTAGAAGAAACTTTTGATAGTGCAGGAAACCAGCGGTTTACTATAGTTGGTCAACAAGTTATTTCATCACGTAAAGCTATGCTGTTTCAGACAGATGCCGGGGGTACGTTACAATGGGCACGTGAGTATGGTTATGATAAACAAGAAGGAGGAATGGAAATGGTAACCGATACTTATGATAAAGGATTTGCCTTTACAGGGTATACAACTTCTTTTGGAGCCGGGGCTACAGAAATTTACCTCGTAGAAACCACAGATACAGGTAAGACGGGTACAATATGTGAAAAAGAAATAGATCTAAAAGAAATAAAGCACGAACCTTGTATTGCTAAAAGCGCGCAACAAATCTTTGTAGATGAATATAGAAGAATAGAGCATCCTGCGATTAGAGTAGAATACAAAGAAGATCTCTGCAAAAAAAGTAAAGTTGGACTTACAACAGAAGAGGCTAAGCCATTAGAAACAGATGTAGTTCTATTCCCTAATCCAGTAAATAATCTCCTTACATTAGATGTTGAAAAAACATTTGCGGTAACCAAAATTGAGGTTTTTGATGTGCATGGTAAGATGGTTATTCAAAATACAGAGCCAGGTCAAAAAGACAAAATAGTACTAGCCACAGAAGGCCTGCAACCAGGAATGTATATCGTTAAGCTACGAACTCAAAATGGAGAAACTCGTATGATGAAATTCCTTAAAAAATAA
- a CDS encoding 16S rRNA (uracil(1498)-N(3))-methyltransferase — MQLFYNHTLTTSSSEIKFSREESKHIAKVLRKKEGDQLHITNGYGFLFIARITFSNPSQCIAKIESYEQQQHRKYKIHLAVAPTKMNDRYEWFLEKATEIGIDEITPVICDHSERKIVKAERFERILQSAMKQSLQCYLPKLNPAITFSEFIKQENEDQLLIAHCEETKKQSLKSVLLPKVNTTILIGPEGDFSTKEIDIALSTGYTPVTLGETRLRTETAAIVAVHSIAFLNN, encoded by the coding sequence ATGCAATTATTCTATAACCATACGTTAACAACATCGAGTAGCGAAATAAAATTTTCGAGAGAAGAAAGCAAACATATTGCCAAAGTATTACGAAAAAAGGAAGGAGATCAATTGCATATTACCAATGGTTATGGTTTTTTATTTATTGCTCGCATCACATTTTCTAATCCATCCCAATGTATTGCCAAAATTGAAAGCTATGAGCAACAACAGCATAGAAAGTATAAAATACATCTGGCTGTAGCTCCTACTAAAATGAATGATCGATACGAATGGTTTTTGGAAAAAGCTACTGAAATTGGTATCGATGAGATTACTCCTGTTATTTGTGATCACAGTGAGCGAAAAATCGTCAAGGCAGAACGATTTGAACGTATCCTGCAAAGTGCGATGAAACAATCGCTGCAATGTTATTTACCAAAGCTAAACCCTGCTATTACATTTTCTGAATTTATAAAACAGGAAAATGAAGATCAGTTATTAATAGCACATTGCGAAGAAACCAAAAAGCAATCTTTGAAAAGTGTTCTTCTGCCAAAAGTAAACACTACCATTCTTATAGGTCCCGAAGGAGATTTTTCGACAAAAGAAATTGATATAGCATTAAGTACGGGATATACACCGGTTACATTGGGAGAAACCCGATTACGTACCGAGACTGCAGCAATCGTTGCAGTACATAGCATAGCTTTTTTAAATAATTAA
- the tsaD gene encoding tRNA (adenosine(37)-N6)-threonylcarbamoyltransferase complex transferase subunit TsaD yields MNPQKIYILGIESSCDDTSAAVLCNGQVLSNVVASQKIHELYGGVVPELASRAHQQNIVPVIDQAIKQANIKKEDLHAIAFTRGPGLMGSLLVGTSFAKSLALALDIPLIDVNHMQAHILAHFIEEDEFETPEFPFLAMTISGGHTQIVKVNAHFDMEIIGETIDDAVGEAFDKSAKIFGLPYPGGPLIDKYAQMGNPKAFPFPKPKVGDLNFSFSGLKTSVLYFVQKKVKENPDFVAENLNDICASLQYTIINILIDKLKKASKQTGIKSIAIGGGVSANSGIRKALKEGEQKYGWKTFVPKFEYTTDNAAMIGIVGYLKYLKKDFTDMSVVAKARIQF; encoded by the coding sequence ATGAATCCACAAAAAATATACATCCTTGGTATTGAGTCTTCATGCGATGATACTTCTGCTGCTGTATTATGTAATGGACAGGTTTTATCCAATGTTGTTGCATCGCAAAAAATACATGAGTTATATGGTGGTGTTGTACCCGAATTAGCATCTAGAGCACATCAGCAAAATATTGTTCCAGTAATCGATCAGGCAATTAAACAAGCAAATATAAAGAAAGAAGATTTACATGCTATTGCTTTTACCCGAGGCCCCGGGTTAATGGGTTCCCTATTAGTGGGCACTTCTTTTGCCAAGTCATTAGCCCTGGCTCTGGATATCCCATTAATAGATGTTAATCATATGCAAGCGCATATTTTGGCTCATTTTATTGAAGAAGATGAGTTTGAGACTCCAGAATTTCCTTTTTTGGCAATGACAATAAGTGGCGGACATACACAGATTGTTAAAGTTAATGCACATTTTGATATGGAAATTATTGGTGAAACTATCGATGATGCTGTTGGAGAAGCTTTTGATAAAAGCGCAAAGATATTTGGATTACCATATCCCGGAGGACCTTTAATTGATAAATATGCACAGATGGGAAATCCAAAAGCATTTCCTTTTCCTAAGCCAAAAGTTGGTGATCTCAATTTTAGTTTTAGTGGGCTTAAGACTTCTGTTCTCTATTTTGTTCAGAAAAAAGTAAAAGAAAACCCTGATTTTGTAGCTGAAAATCTTAATGATATATGTGCATCTCTACAGTATACAATTATTAATATCCTAATCGATAAACTAAAAAAAGCTTCTAAACAAACCGGTATTAAAAGTATTGCAATCGGTGGTGGTGTTTCGGCAAATTCTGGAATTAGAAAAGCACTAAAAGAAGGAGAACAAAAGTATGGATGGAAAACTTTTGTTCCCAAATTCGAATATACTACAGATAATGCTGCAATGATCGGGATTGTAGGCTATTTAAAATATCTGAAGAAAGATTTTACAGATATGAGTGTCGTAGCCAAAGCCCGAATACAATTCTAA
- a CDS encoding translocation/assembly module TamB domain-containing protein yields MSLFAFLVVLFSIPAVQTYFAEKVTNYLNETYGVDIHIDRIGLTYAGNVYLEEILVRDHHQDTLIYAGSIKTSIGSITQVTKGRPELGQVSIEDLIFDMKIYKDESSDNLMTFVRKFNTGKKPPSEEKFILSTKNIDLQRGKYSFTNENLRNPKAVEYTDIVLDAESLLVDGDDVYITIDALSFKDFRGLEVSKLQTCFTITSTDMKFQELVIETKDSKIEGEILFSYDVGGLNDFENKVNITADFDNATISTNDLIPFYREFGKNQMLRMQNTSVRGVLNDFRIVNANISGLDRSIIQGNIRIKNAVSDATKFELEGDFKNLTSNYYDLVNLLPDVLGTSLPRQLYQFGSVRAVGNAIVTTKAVDIDMDLFSQLGKINAFVLLENLNDIERASYNGNIISNNFNVGQLLGRKSIGNSVFDIHVDGTGFTLKSLDTKIEGDISKLDFNGYTYTDLKAQGNLKDRVFDGNLNSRDPNIRFSFNGVADLSQEIHNYNFKAYVDHMDLNKLNLFTRDSISVFNGDVYMNMKGTGINDAFGTIAFEKTLYTNQDAGFYFEDFEIASSFDDKNIRTITINSPDIVEGSVKGIFRFENVYDLFRNSIGSLYTNFEATEITDDEFMEFNFNIYNKIVDVFFPEVQFAPNTSIKGKVESNESEFKLTFKSPSIQAFDNFMEDVDIQIDNKNPLFNTYIAIDSIDSKYYDVSEFSLINVTLKDTLFMHSEFKGGENNKDNFNLEFYHTINEENNSVVGIKKSDFTYKGHTWYANREKSKANNKIIFDNDFKNIDIRSVIFSYLDEEIKLNGVTRGKDYKDLKATFENVDLNKITPRIDSLNFKGRVDGELSVLQESGNYLPTSTIVIRDLEVNKTLLGELRFNVSGNEDLTQYNVNTRLINNQKQKTLSAIGGINVSKTNPSIDVDLELDDFDISEFSALGGIVLTNIRGFVSGEAKISGSYKNPSMDGILTLDQAGLTVPYLNIDLDLDDNSKVILKQQRFNFDNVDITDTKYNTKGILGGYIAHRRFSKWELGLEVLANERLLVLDTEEDEESLYYGTGFISGEATIKGPTDELVIDVNAKTERGTIFKIPLNETESIGDNSYIHFLSPEEKRARLEGKEIVLDDIKGLELNFELDVNNNAEVEVVVDKSTGSSLKGRGAGTLLIEINTNGKFNMWGDFVAYEGTYNFRYGAFVEKLFTVREGGTINWDGSPTRALLDLSAVYKTEANPAILLENSSINRKIPVEVVIDLQGELIQPNVNFNIEFPNLSSVIKSELDYKLSDQSNKELQALSLVSSGQFYNGTLDANALTGGLVAERASNLFNNVFSDKDDKFQVGLNYVQGVKSLDQEDADQFGLTLSTQISNRILINGRVGVPIGGVNESSVVGDVEVEYLFNEDGSLRGKIFNRENTIQFVGAGNQGYEQGIGLSYSVDFDNFNELWTKIFKNKKAKDSIAKPKDTTKIETPNFINFTEKNN; encoded by the coding sequence TTGTCGCTATTTGCATTTTTGGTAGTGCTGTTTTCTATTCCTGCGGTTCAAACCTATTTTGCAGAAAAAGTTACCAATTATCTTAATGAAACCTATGGTGTTGATATTCATATTGACCGAATAGGATTGACTTATGCAGGTAATGTATATCTCGAGGAAATCTTGGTCAGAGACCATCATCAGGATACATTAATATATGCCGGGAGTATAAAAACTTCGATAGGAAGTATTACACAAGTAACCAAAGGCAGACCCGAGTTGGGACAAGTGTCTATAGAAGACCTGATCTTTGATATGAAAATATATAAAGATGAAAGTAGTGATAACCTGATGACGTTTGTTAGAAAATTCAATACAGGGAAAAAACCACCTTCTGAAGAAAAATTCATTCTTTCAACAAAAAATATCGACCTGCAGCGAGGAAAATATAGTTTTACCAATGAGAATTTAAGAAACCCGAAAGCCGTAGAGTATACCGATATTGTTCTTGATGCAGAGAGTCTTTTGGTAGACGGCGATGATGTATATATTACTATTGATGCCCTATCATTTAAAGATTTTAGAGGATTAGAAGTTTCTAAACTTCAAACTTGTTTTACGATAACTTCTACAGATATGAAGTTTCAGGAATTGGTTATAGAAACCAAAGATTCTAAGATCGAAGGTGAAATTCTATTCTCTTATGATGTTGGAGGGTTAAACGATTTTGAAAATAAGGTAAATATTACTGCAGATTTTGATAATGCGACTATTTCTACTAATGATTTGATTCCTTTTTACCGCGAATTCGGAAAAAACCAAATGCTTAGGATGCAAAACACATCGGTTAGAGGAGTGCTTAATGATTTTAGAATAGTTAATGCGAACATTTCGGGATTAGATAGATCCATAATACAAGGAAATATAAGAATTAAAAATGCAGTAAGCGATGCTACAAAATTTGAACTCGAAGGAGATTTTAAAAACTTAACCAGTAATTATTATGATCTGGTGAATTTATTACCAGATGTGCTAGGCACTTCTTTACCACGGCAATTATATCAATTTGGTAGTGTACGTGCAGTTGGTAATGCTATTGTAACTACAAAAGCTGTAGATATAGATATGGATCTGTTTTCACAATTAGGAAAGATTAATGCCTTTGTTTTGCTAGAAAACCTTAATGATATAGAACGTGCATCCTATAATGGAAATATTATTTCTAATAATTTTAATGTCGGTCAGCTATTAGGTAGAAAATCAATAGGAAATTCTGTTTTTGATATTCATGTAGACGGAACAGGTTTTACTTTAAAAAGCCTGGATACTAAGATAGAAGGAGATATTAGTAAACTTGACTTTAATGGGTATACGTATACAGATTTAAAAGCTCAAGGAAACCTTAAAGACCGTGTATTTGACGGTAATCTTAATTCTAGAGATCCTAACATAAGATTTAGTTTTAATGGGGTAGCTGATTTATCACAAGAAATACATAATTACAATTTTAAGGCTTATGTAGATCATATGGATCTTAATAAACTAAACTTATTTACCCGAGATAGTATTTCTGTTTTTAATGGCGATGTATACATGAATATGAAAGGAACGGGGATCAATGATGCTTTTGGGACTATTGCTTTTGAAAAAACACTGTATACCAATCAGGATGCAGGATTTTATTTTGAAGATTTTGAGATCGCTTCAAGTTTTGATGATAAGAATATACGTACCATTACAATCAATAGCCCAGATATTGTAGAAGGTAGTGTAAAAGGAATTTTTAGGTTCGAAAATGTATATGACCTGTTTCGAAATTCTATAGGAAGCCTGTATACCAATTTTGAAGCCACAGAGATTACCGATGATGAGTTTATGGAGTTTAATTTCAATATTTATAATAAAATAGTTGATGTATTCTTTCCAGAAGTTCAATTTGCACCAAATACCAGTATTAAAGGAAAAGTAGAGAGTAATGAATCAGAGTTTAAACTTACGTTTAAATCACCATCGATTCAGGCTTTTGATAATTTTATGGAAGATGTCGATATCCAGATAGATAATAAAAACCCATTATTTAATACCTATATAGCTATTGATAGTATTGATTCAAAATATTATGATGTTTCTGAGTTTAGTTTAATTAATGTAACCTTAAAAGACACCTTATTTATGCACTCAGAATTTAAGGGAGGAGAAAACAATAAGGACAATTTTAATCTGGAGTTCTATCATACAATAAACGAAGAAAACAATTCTGTAGTAGGGATAAAAAAATCTGATTTCACATATAAAGGCCATACCTGGTATGCCAATAGAGAAAAGAGTAAAGCAAACAATAAGATTATTTTTGATAATGATTTTAAGAATATAGATATACGATCGGTAATCTTTAGTTATCTGGATGAAGAGATCAAGCTTAATGGGGTTACCAGAGGTAAAGATTATAAGGATCTAAAAGCAACCTTTGAAAATGTAGATCTCAATAAAATAACACCCAGGATTGATAGTTTAAATTTTAAGGGGAGAGTAGATGGAGAATTATCGGTTCTTCAGGAAAGTGGTAATTATTTACCTACATCTACTATAGTGATTCGAGATTTAGAAGTTAATAAGACACTGCTGGGAGAATTAAGATTTAATGTTTCCGGAAACGAAGATCTTACACAATATAACGTGAATACACGGTTGATTAACAATCAAAAACAAAAAACATTATCAGCCATAGGAGGAATTAATGTTTCAAAAACCAATCCATCAATAGATGTAGATCTGGAATTAGATGATTTCGATATTTCAGAATTTAGTGCACTCGGGGGAATCGTGCTTACCAATATAAGAGGATTTGTTTCGGGAGAAGCAAAAATATCGGGGAGTTATAAAAACCCATCTATGGATGGAATATTGACATTAGATCAGGCCGGACTTACAGTACCCTACCTCAATATTGATCTCGATTTAGATGATAACTCAAAAGTTATTTTAAAACAACAACGTTTTAACTTTGATAATGTTGATATTACAGATACAAAATATAATACCAAAGGTATTCTGGGAGGATATATTGCACATCGAAGATTTTCTAAATGGGAGCTTGGATTAGAAGTATTGGCTAATGAAAGACTCCTGGTTTTGGATACCGAAGAAGACGAAGAATCTCTGTATTATGGTACCGGATTTATAAGTGGCGAAGCAACTATTAAAGGGCCAACCGATGAATTGGTTATCGATGTTAATGCAAAAACAGAAAGAGGCACTATTTTTAAAATCCCGTTAAACGAAACAGAATCTATAGGAGATAATTCATATATCCACTTTTTAAGCCCCGAGGAGAAACGAGCCCGATTAGAAGGAAAAGAAATTGTACTAGACGATATAAAAGGACTAGAACTTAATTTTGAACTTGATGTAAATAATAATGCCGAAGTAGAGGTCGTTGTAGATAAAAGTACAGGGAGTTCGTTAAAAGGACGTGGAGCTGGGACATTACTTATTGAGATTAATACCAATGGTAAATTTAATATGTGGGGTGACTTTGTAGCTTATGAGGGAACATATAATTTTAGATATGGAGCCTTTGTAGAAAAACTGTTTACCGTTAGAGAAGGAGGAACAATTAATTGGGATGGGAGCCCTACAAGAGCGCTTTTAGATCTTAGTGCAGTATACAAGACAGAAGCAAACCCTGCAATATTGTTAGAAAACTCTTCTATAAATCGTAAAATCCCGGTAGAAGTAGTTATAGATCTTCAGGGAGAATTAATTCAACCTAATGTTAATTTTAATATAGAATTCCCCAACTTAAGCTCTGTGATAAAAAGTGAGTTGGATTATAAACTAAGCGATCAATCTAATAAAGAATTACAAGCACTGTCTTTAGTCTCTTCTGGGCAGTTTTACAACGGAACCCTTGATGCCAATGCACTTACAGGTGGTTTGGTGGCAGAACGAGCATCCAACCTTTTTAATAATGTTTTCTCTGATAAGGATGATAAGTTTCAGGTAGGGTTAAATTACGTTCAGGGTGTTAAAAGCTTGGATCAGGAGGATGCAGATCAGTTTGGACTAACGCTTTCTACCCAGATAAGTAATAGAATTCTAATTAACGGACGAGTAGGAGTACCTATCGGAGGAGTTAACGAATCTAGTGTCGTTGGAGATGTTGAGGTAGAGTATCTTTTTAATGAAGATGGATCGCTGAGAGGAAAGATTTTTAATCGAGAAAATACAATTCAATTTGTCGGTGCAGGAAATCAAGGATATGAACAAGGGATCGGACTTTCATACTCAGTTGATTTTGATAATTTTAATGAGTTATGGACTAAGATTTTCAAAAATAAAAAAGCGAAAGATTCTATTGCAAAACCTAAGGATACTACTAAAATTGAAACTCCGAATTTTATTAACTTTACCGAGAAGAACAACTAA